The following are encoded together in the Planctomycetia bacterium genome:
- a CDS encoding tetratricopeptide repeat protein has translation MKLSKRLLTLASVGSIFVLCLATTMEVSAQRGGRGGGGGRGGGGGGRGGGFSGGFGGSRPSGGFSGGGGGGFSRPSAPSRPSMPSGPSMSRPQVSARPSTPSISNRPNIPSTSNRPNIGSGGAGVANRPSTRPSLPSTGAGIGAGIGAGIATGNRPSTLPGNAGRPGTGNRPSTLPGLGGDRPNAGNRPSQLPGNRWQNLQGNRGDFISNRHDQINDRLNNRQDFRDQRQNNRQDFMNDRREDWQNHLNDRYGYHNDWHHGWCDNGHWNNWWDHMWSEHPVWSAFAITNWSLNTASWLFGLGSYSNPYYYADSGGGYDYSQPIVYEQAAPPFESAPAADTTASALPPGVTQQGLSVFEEARTLFHNKQYKEALAKCQEALKQMPQDATLHEFKALCQFVAGDYKNAAATLYAVLSVGPGWDWTTMANMFESVDEYTTYLRKLEDYCRENKQAADAYFVLAYHYLTMDKKELAIRMYKVVAKLAPNDAVTNQMLKMLGYEPPANQDTAPPAKEPEAPAVAPEKLVGQWKATGPNDSSFGLKLTKEGEFNWSYTKKGKTESVKGAYGQQGVNLVMETDGGNTMVSDIKLVDDSTLEFQMTGVPDSPKLTFKK, from the coding sequence ATGAAACTTTCAAAACGATTGTTGACGCTGGCCTCAGTTGGATCCATCTTCGTCCTTTGCCTGGCTACCACGATGGAAGTCAGCGCCCAGCGAGGAGGCCGCGGGGGCGGCGGTGGCCGTGGTGGTGGTGGAGGAGGCAGAGGGGGTGGATTCAGTGGAGGCTTTGGTGGCTCACGGCCATCGGGTGGCTTTAGTGGTGGTGGCGGGGGTGGATTCAGTCGACCTTCAGCACCCTCCAGACCATCGATGCCCTCTGGCCCATCCATGAGTCGGCCTCAAGTCTCAGCTCGTCCATCAACACCCAGCATATCCAACCGTCCGAATATTCCATCCACCAGTAATCGCCCGAACATCGGTTCTGGCGGAGCAGGAGTTGCCAATCGTCCTTCCACGCGCCCCAGCCTGCCTTCCACGGGAGCAGGTATTGGTGCAGGAATCGGCGCGGGCATCGCTACGGGAAATCGACCTTCTACACTCCCAGGGAATGCAGGTCGCCCTGGTACTGGAAATCGCCCCTCCACCTTGCCGGGCCTGGGCGGAGATCGACCCAATGCTGGAAATCGTCCCAGCCAACTGCCCGGCAATCGATGGCAGAACCTTCAAGGTAACCGAGGAGACTTTATCTCCAATCGACATGATCAGATCAACGATCGGTTGAATAACCGCCAGGATTTTCGTGATCAGAGGCAGAACAATCGCCAGGACTTCATGAATGATCGCCGAGAAGACTGGCAGAACCACTTGAATGATCGCTATGGCTATCACAATGACTGGCATCATGGTTGGTGCGACAATGGTCATTGGAACAATTGGTGGGATCACATGTGGAGTGAACACCCCGTGTGGAGTGCATTCGCCATCACTAACTGGTCGCTGAACACCGCCAGTTGGCTCTTTGGCCTAGGATCGTACAGCAACCCCTATTACTACGCCGATAGTGGTGGCGGTTACGATTACTCGCAGCCTATCGTTTACGAGCAGGCAGCACCACCTTTTGAATCAGCGCCAGCAGCAGACACCACAGCCAGTGCACTACCACCTGGAGTAACCCAACAGGGTTTATCGGTGTTTGAAGAAGCCCGCACCCTGTTCCATAACAAGCAGTACAAGGAAGCATTGGCAAAATGCCAGGAGGCTCTCAAGCAGATGCCTCAGGATGCCACCCTGCATGAGTTCAAAGCCCTGTGTCAATTTGTTGCAGGTGATTACAAGAATGCCGCTGCAACTCTCTACGCTGTACTGAGTGTGGGGCCAGGCTGGGATTGGACCACCATGGCCAACATGTTTGAAAGCGTCGATGAATACACCACGTACCTTCGCAAACTCGAGGATTATTGCAGGGAAAACAAGCAGGCTGCGGATGCTTACTTTGTCCTCGCGTACCACTATCTCACAATGGACAAGAAGGAGCTTGCCATTCGGATGTACAAAGTCGTGGCGAAGTTGGCACCCAATGATGCGGTGACCAATCAGATGCTCAAGATGCTGGGGTACGAGCCACCCGCCAACCAGGATACTGCACCCCCAGCCAAAGAGCCGGAAGCACCTGCGGTTGCTCCTGAGAAACTCGTCGGCCAATGGAAGGCCACCGGCCCCAATGATTCTTCATTTGGTTTGAAACTGACCAAGGAAGGCGAGTTCAACTGGAGCTACACCAAAAAAGGCAAAACCGAATCGGTCAAAGGAGCTTATGGACAGCAAGGCGTCAACCTGGTGATGGAGACTGATGGTGGCAACACCATGGTTTCCGACATCAAGCTGGTGGATGACTCGACACTCGAGTTTCAAATGACCGGCGTGCCCGACAGCCCCAAGCTGACGTTCAAGAAATAG